In Dyadobacter subterraneus, a single genomic region encodes these proteins:
- a CDS encoding OmpA family protein produces the protein MSNNKTIWWLLLIGWMAGSAYWHVCKIKLLCDAPLTTSTVISKTAPVISPLTIVDGTELNLTSSGNFGFAKSGADANFNGVQAEIDSLASFAMANPGKIITITGSYASQETNATSFPNLGIARAAAIKSYLTSKGLPDSIFVLNGQLNDGIVFSPDSLHGGIDFAFTKKVAVTENDLANEQKYESIFKPLDLYFPADSTEYIKTDENQKFLVEAKKFLSENKDKKLLLTGYTDSDDSAEWNLKLSKKRAEIVKAKFVSLGVPADRISTDGKGEADPKASNDTPEGKRANRRVTIVVQ, from the coding sequence ATGTCAAACAACAAAACAATTTGGTGGTTATTACTTATTGGCTGGATGGCTGGCTCAGCTTACTGGCACGTTTGTAAAATCAAGCTCTTATGCGACGCACCACTTACAACCTCAACTGTTATTTCAAAAACAGCCCCTGTGATTTCACCGTTAACAATCGTCGATGGAACTGAGCTAAATTTGACTTCTTCCGGAAATTTCGGATTTGCAAAATCTGGTGCAGACGCGAATTTCAATGGCGTTCAGGCAGAAATTGATTCTCTGGCTTCATTTGCTATGGCTAATCCTGGCAAGATTATTACAATTACCGGCTCCTACGCTTCCCAGGAAACCAACGCGACTTCTTTTCCTAATCTTGGAATTGCACGGGCAGCGGCTATTAAAAGCTATCTGACAAGTAAAGGTTTACCGGATTCCATTTTTGTTTTGAACGGCCAGCTCAACGATGGTATAGTATTTAGTCCGGATTCTCTTCACGGCGGTATTGACTTTGCATTTACAAAAAAGGTCGCCGTTACGGAAAACGATCTTGCCAATGAACAGAAATATGAAAGTATTTTTAAACCGCTGGATCTTTATTTCCCCGCTGACAGCACAGAATATATCAAAACAGATGAAAACCAGAAATTCCTGGTAGAGGCTAAAAAGTTTTTATCTGAAAATAAAGATAAAAAATTACTTTTGACCGGTTACACAGACAGTGATGACAGTGCCGAATGGAATCTCAAACTTTCAAAAAAGAGAGCGGAAATTGTAAAGGCCAAATTTGTTTCGCTGGGCGTTCCTGCCGACAGGATTTCTACGGATGGCAAAGGTGAAGCGGATCCTAAGGCTTCCAACGATACACCGGAAGGAAAACGTGCCAATCGCCGCGTAACCATTGTTGTTCAATAG